The sequence ACCGGGCGATTCTGACCGTCACCGGCACCACCGAGATCGCGCCGGGCGGCCATGTGCAATTGCAGGCACGCTCCAGCGATTTTCGCACCGCCGCTGGTGGCAACCGTTACACGTTGATCCGTTCAGGCAATCTGATCGGCGGCGAAAACCTTACGGTCGAGTCGTCTTCGGCGTTGCTGGAAGTCAAAAGCTTCGGCGTGGAAGGCAACGACGTCAAGGCGCTGGTCAGCACCAAGTCGCAAGATGTGTTGACGCAAAACACCCTCGATGCGGGTGGCACCCGAAATGCTGCTTCTGCGCTGGTCGGACTGTCGGCCTCGCTGATGTCACGTCTTGGTGAACAGGATCCGGTGTTCCAGGCGTTCGCCAATGCCAGCACCGACACGCAACTGGCGCGGCTGGCCGAGACACTCAGCCCGGACGTCAGCCGTGGTGTCCTGCACGCCGCCACCAACAGCCAGACGCTGGTCTCGGGCGTGATCAACGACCGCGCCAATCGCGCACGTACGGCCACCGGCAGCCTGGAAAAAGGCGTCTGGCTGCAAGCCCTCAACAGCGATGCCGATCAGGATGCCCGTCGCGGTGTCGCTGGTTATGATGCCGACAGCCACGGGATTGCCGTAGGCGCCGACGGCCAGTTGAACGCCGACACATCGATCGGTCTGGCTTACAGCTACCTCGACAGCGATGTGAAATCCGATATCGGCAGCAAAACCAAAGTGACCGGTCATGCGCTGACCGCTTACGGCAATTGGATGCACGACAACTGGTTCGTGGACGCTTCGCTGATGTATGGCTGGAACGACAACGAATCCAAACGCTACATCGCCGGCACCCGTGCCAAAGGCGATTACGACAGCGATGTATTCGGCGTCAGCGCCTTGGCCGGTTATACCCTGCGCCTGACCCCGGGTGTGGTGCTGGAGCCGCAGGTCGGTGCGCGTTACGCCAACGTCGGCATGGATTCTTATCGCGAGAAGGGCAGTTCGGCCTCGCTGAATGTCGGCAGTCAGCGTTATGAAGTCGGTGAAATGGGTGTGGGCGCGCGCCTCTCTGCAGCATTTGCAGTGGGCACCGGCAGTCTTGAACCGGAAGCGAAACTCATGGCCTGGCACGACTTCATCGGCGACAAGGTCGGCACGACGTCTTCGTTTGTACTGGGCGGCGATTCGTTCACCAGCCGGGGCACCACGCCGGTGCGCGACAGTTACGAACTGGGTCTGGGCGCCAATTATCGGATGGGTGCGTGGAGTGTCGGTGGCTCGTACGACTACGTAACGGCCAGCGGGTTTGATTCGGACGGCTTTACCGCGAAGGTGCGTTACGCGTTCTGATCCGCATCACGTAAAACCTGTGGGAGCGAGCCAGCTCCCACAGTTGTTTTGACTCAGGGCTGGCGTGCAATCTCGGCCCTACAACTGATAACTGAAGCTGATGCTGTACCGAGGCCTGCGATTGAACGTATCCAGTGCTTCATCCGACATCGCCTTCGCTGCCTCCAGCGCAATGTTGTAGTACTTGGCATCGCCAAACCGCAGGCCGATCGCCGCCGATGACAGATTGTTGGCCCGCACCGGCAATTCGTTGAACCAGCTGCGCGAGCGATCGAGCACGACATACGGTTGCAGGATGCGCACCCAGTTGCCGTCGCGGTTGAAACTGTAGTTGACCTCGTAAGCCACGCCCCAGCCCTTGTCGCCGGACGCTTGATCGTCGGGATAACCGCGACCGAAATTCTGCCCGCCGAACACCGCGCGCTCGCTGTCGGGCAGGCTGTCGTCGCTCCAGTAAAGTGCGGCCGACAGCACGCCTTGCCAGTTGTCGAGGAACTTGTCGCTCTGCACGCCGGACAGGCGCAGGCGGAAGAAGTCGAGGTCGATGGCGTCGTTGTTGGTTTTCGCACCCATGCTGTCCAGGCCCTGGTACACACCGCCGCTGAGGATCCGCAGTTGTCGGGCATCAGCCTTGCGCCAGTCACTCTCGAAGGCGAGGGCGCGGATGTCGGTGCGCTCTTCGACGCTCAGCGGGTAGCCGATCACGTTGTAGCGGGTCTTGTCGTTGACTGCGTAGAGCCTTGAGCCGGCCGTCAGCAGTTCGTTGGAAGCGGCAATCAGCGGCAACGTGAGGCCGATCGAGTAGCGATCGTTTTCGCGGTGCGGTTTGAGTTGCAGGCCATTGTCGAGCACGACATTGGTGCCGGGGTCCGCTCGGTAGCGTGAAGCGGACAAGGCCAGTTGCGCACCCTCGTCATTGAGAAACTGGCTGTAGTCGAGGCGGTAGTAATGTTCGTGATCGTCACCGGGCGGAAACAGGCCGCTGAGGGTCAGTTGCTCGCCCATCGAGGTCTGCGAGTTGCTGCTGACACCGAGCAAGGCCTGGGTGCCGTTGCGGTTGTCTTCGGTGGTGCTCAGGGTGCTGGTGAACGGTTTGCGGCTGGCCTGGGCGATCAGCGTGGTCGCGCCATCGGTGGTGCCCGGTGGTGGCACCTGGGCCTGAATCGTCACGCCGGGGATGCGCGTCATCAGCGTGGTGTAGCGCTCGAAGGTCTT comes from Pseudomonas sp. RU47 and encodes:
- a CDS encoding autotransporter family protein, with protein sequence MNTSCLRRSLLALSVAAAVVQAPGVGAVTLNYDLGTGPLVSVKQTYDFLNLVGTANVVESSSSAMTSAARFTGLSVNSEIVNKARITIDGATHGVGIDIAPAAGVSWAQLGYNFSNEGSVTVNGLAASGESTGIALKGTPVRGTFMNSGPITVSGNNATGVALVDTSFGRGVINSGPIVVSGTNARGLYLENTALSAAVVSRSTLRATGSGAEALVLNGVQLVPASNASQYGLYNYGNVYGESIGIHVYNQPAGQGPLNIVQSYGMIEGGTAAIQVDDGLSYFYWNNGDVKGDLLGLSGVSIDGEVNFDGATIKSGYVTVQEGTLTLARAHTTIVGDLDMEEADSVIAMSVGNDTDINRAILTVTGTTEIAPGGHVQLQARSSDFRTAAGGNRYTLIRSGNLIGGENLTVESSSALLEVKSFGVEGNDVKALVSTKSQDVLTQNTLDAGGTRNAASALVGLSASLMSRLGEQDPVFQAFANASTDTQLARLAETLSPDVSRGVLHAATNSQTLVSGVINDRANRARTATGSLEKGVWLQALNSDADQDARRGVAGYDADSHGIAVGADGQLNADTSIGLAYSYLDSDVKSDIGSKTKVTGHALTAYGNWMHDNWFVDASLMYGWNDNESKRYIAGTRAKGDYDSDVFGVSALAGYTLRLTPGVVLEPQVGARYANVGMDSYREKGSSASLNVGSQRYEVGEMGVGARLSAAFAVGTGSLEPEAKLMAWHDFIGDKVGTTSSFVLGGDSFTSRGTTPVRDSYELGLGANYRMGAWSVGGSYDYVTASGFDSDGFTAKVRYAF
- a CDS encoding ShlB/FhaC/HecB family hemolysin secretion/activation protein, producing MRVMASLLFLSLSSAALADTLPSFLNSNETIRNLPVPNLPADAYRPSATPVQVPDAGAAAAQPLLMDTKINLQTVQIEGGTLYPLNELAEIYKPLIGRQATLADLIEATRSITRRYQQDGYLLSYAFLPQQNFNDGVARVVLVEGYVRDIQIQGDVGRVKALLDKLAAKIQAERPLTRKTFERYTTLMTRIPGVTIQAQVPPPGTTDGATTLIAQASRKPFTSTLSTTEDNRNGTQALLGVSSNSQTSMGEQLTLSGLFPPGDDHEHYYRLDYSQFLNDEGAQLALSASRYRADPGTNVVLDNGLQLKPHRENDRYSIGLTLPLIAASNELLTAGSRLYAVNDKTRYNVIGYPLSVEERTDIRALAFESDWRKADARQLRILSGGVYQGLDSMGAKTNNDAIDLDFFRLRLSGVQSDKFLDNWQGVLSAALYWSDDSLPDSERAVFGGQNFGRGYPDDQASGDKGWGVAYEVNYSFNRDGNWVRILQPYVVLDRSRSWFNELPVRANNLSSAAIGLRFGDAKYYNIALEAAKAMSDEALDTFNRRPRYSISFSYQL